Proteins encoded together in one Bacteroidales bacterium window:
- a CDS encoding AMP-binding protein, translated as MKRILEIEQKSLEEIKTFQEERLREVIAYVSENSLFYKRVFQENGITVESIQTLEDLQKIPVTTKADLSENNADFICVPRNEIIDYITTSGTLGDPVTFALTDKDLDRLAYNECISFETAGIGKEDTLQLMTTIDRRFMAGLAYFIGARRLGAGIVRVGNGIPELQWDTIKRINPNVIIAVPSFILKIIEYAEHNGIDYRNSSVKKAICIGEALREKDFSLSILAQQIKAKWDIELYSTYASTEMSTAFTECDEQRGGHHHPELIIVEFLDDNNNPVAEDEAGEITITTLGVEGMPLLRFKTGDIAYHYTDACSCGRTSMRLGPVIGRRQQMIKYKGTTLYPPALYNMLADFDAVKDYYVEVFTNDIGTDEIKICILAFNQTEEFEKQIKDRFRAKLRVAPLIEFVSEDHIRKVKYPEKSRKPISFFDLR; from the coding sequence ATGAAACGCATTCTAGAAATAGAACAAAAGTCACTCGAAGAAATAAAAACCTTTCAAGAAGAGAGATTAAGAGAGGTAATTGCCTATGTGAGTGAGAATTCTCTTTTTTATAAAAGAGTATTTCAGGAAAATGGTATTACAGTTGAGTCTATTCAAACATTAGAAGATTTACAAAAAATACCGGTCACCACTAAAGCCGATTTATCTGAAAATAATGCAGATTTTATCTGCGTGCCACGAAACGAAATCATAGATTATATAACTACTTCTGGAACACTAGGCGATCCTGTAACCTTTGCTTTAACCGATAAAGACTTGGACCGTTTGGCTTATAACGAATGTATTTCGTTTGAAACCGCCGGAATTGGTAAGGAAGATACTTTACAACTGATGACCACAATAGATCGTCGTTTTATGGCCGGATTAGCTTATTTTATTGGAGCCAGAAGACTTGGTGCCGGTATTGTTCGTGTTGGTAACGGTATTCCTGAGTTGCAGTGGGACACTATTAAACGTATTAATCCAAATGTTATAATCGCCGTTCCTTCTTTTATTCTTAAAATTATTGAATATGCTGAACATAATGGTATTGATTATCGTAACTCATCAGTTAAAAAAGCTATTTGTATTGGTGAGGCATTGAGAGAAAAAGATTTTAGTTTAAGCATCTTGGCTCAACAAATAAAAGCAAAATGGGATATAGAACTTTATTCTACTTATGCTTCTACCGAAATGAGTACTGCTTTTACAGAATGTGATGAGCAAAGGGGAGGACATCATCATCCGGAACTGATTATTGTAGAGTTTTTGGATGATAATAATAATCCGGTTGCTGAAGATGAAGCCGGAGAAATAACTATTACTACATTAGGTGTTGAAGGAATGCCTTTATTACGATTTAAAACAGGAGATATTGCCTATCATTATACTGATGCTTGCAGTTGTGGAAGAACAAGTATGCGTTTAGGTCCTGTAATAGGACGCAGACAACAGATGATTAAATATAAAGGCACAACACTTTATCCTCCGGCACTTTACAATATGTTAGCCGATTTTGATGCTGTAAAAGACTATTATGTTGAAGTATTTACTAATGATATTGGAACAGATGAGATTAAAATTTGTATTTTAGCCTTTAATCAAACGGAGGAATTTGAAAAACAAATAAAAGATCGTTTTAGGGCTAAATTACGAGTAGCACCACTAATAGAATTTGTTAGTGAAGATCATATCCGTAAAGTTAAATATCCTGAAAAAAGTAGGAAGCCGATTAGTTTTTTCGATTTAAGATAA
- a CDS encoding YigZ family protein — translation MLFEDTYRMLSQPSRGEFKDKGSKFYAYAFVVKTDSDIKEHLQELRKKHYDARHHAYAYILGVDKAGWRANDDGEPSGSSGKPIYGQLLSYDLTNTLIVVVRYFGGTKLGIPGLINAYRSAAKDAIEHANIIEKKIEDIYELTFTYPDMNNVMRILKDEGISPLMTDFQIDCRLQFKVRKQDSSRIYDKFKAIHTLKVTYIKTI, via the coding sequence ATGCTTTTTGAAGATACGTATAGGATGTTAAGCCAGCCTTCAAGGGGCGAATTTAAAGACAAGGGAAGTAAATTTTATGCCTATGCTTTTGTTGTAAAAACAGATAGTGATATAAAGGAGCATTTGCAGGAATTACGTAAAAAACATTATGATGCTCGCCATCATGCTTACGCTTATATTTTAGGAGTCGATAAAGCAGGATGGCGCGCTAACGATGACGGAGAACCTTCCGGAAGTTCAGGTAAACCAATTTACGGACAATTGCTTTCTTATGATTTAACTAATACCCTAATTGTAGTAGTAAGGTATTTTGGCGGAACAAAATTAGGTATACCTGGTTTAATTAATGCTTATCGTTCTGCTGCAAAAGATGCTATAGAACACGCTAATATTATTGAGAAAAAGATTGAAGATATTTACGAACTTACTTTTACTTATCCTGATATGAATAATGTGATGAGAATTTTAAAAGATGAGGGAATAAGTCCTTTGATGACTGATTTTCAAATTGATTGCAGATTGCAGTTCAAAGTAAGAAAGCAGGATTCAAGCAGGATATACGATAAATTTAAGGCTATACATACACTAAAAGTTACTTATATAAAAACGATTTAA
- the alaS gene encoding alanine--tRNA ligase: MKAKEVRQKFLDFFESKQHKIVPSAPMVVKNDPTLMFINAGMNQFKDVFLGHGHPTAKRVSDTQKCLRVSGKHNDLDEVGHDTYHHTMFEMLGNWSFGDYFKKEAIAWAWELLTKVYGLNPNDLYVTVFEGDKIDGTAFDQEAYNFWKAIIPEERILNGNKKDNFWEMGESGPCGPCSEIHIDIRSKEEKAKIPGRDLINMDHPEVIEIWNLVFIEFNRKANGQLENLPEKHIDTGMGFERLTMAIQGVRSNYDTDIFQPLIQAIAKETGFSYGKDKKQDIAMRVVADHIRALAFTIADGQLPSNIGAGYVIRRILRRAVRYAYSFLNKKEAFMYKILPVLIQEMGEAFPELAKQEKLITKVIQEEENSFLNTLSTGIQRIEKIIEQLTLSNKKSLSGKDAFELYDTFGFPFDLTELIVKENGLTVSKAEFDTFMKEQKERSRQASVSETDDWVIVSGKQEGKGFIGYDLLSAEINILKYRKIQTKNKTAYQLVFDQTPFYAESGGQVGDTGFIKSETEKIDIYDTKKENNLIVHFSKQLPKHPEKTFQANVIAGKRRQTANNHTAAHLMHHALRQVLGTHVEQKGSYVDANYLRFDFAHFNKMTDEEIQEVEQLVNQAIWNNTPADIQTDIPIEEAVKKGAIALFGEKYGDKVRVVQFGDSVELCGGTHVEATGQIGLFKILHESAIAAGIRRIEAITGEKAIAYYNSQAHELNQIRNILKGQKDLSKGVKNLQDENKKLQKQIDELNQAKAANIKNTLLSEAVEINGIKLITDSVDLDANNIKNLVFALLRETKHTLIALGSKNGAKATLTVALTKDLIEEKGLDAGKIIRSVSKEIQGGGGGQAHFATAGGKKPDGLEKAYHLIREQIEDL, encoded by the coding sequence ATGAAAGCAAAAGAAGTTAGACAAAAATTCTTAGATTTTTTCGAATCGAAACAACATAAAATTGTTCCATCCGCTCCTATGGTTGTAAAAAACGACCCTACACTCATGTTTATCAATGCGGGAATGAATCAGTTTAAAGATGTGTTTTTAGGTCATGGGCACCCTACTGCTAAACGAGTCTCTGATACTCAAAAATGCCTTCGTGTTAGCGGAAAACATAATGATTTAGATGAAGTAGGGCATGATACTTATCATCATACAATGTTTGAAATGCTAGGTAATTGGTCTTTTGGCGATTATTTTAAAAAAGAAGCTATAGCCTGGGCTTGGGAATTGCTTACCAAAGTTTACGGCTTAAACCCTAACGACTTGTATGTCACTGTTTTTGAAGGTGATAAGATTGACGGAACAGCATTTGACCAAGAAGCTTATAATTTTTGGAAAGCTATTATTCCGGAAGAGAGAATTTTAAACGGTAATAAAAAAGATAATTTCTGGGAAATGGGCGAAAGTGGTCCTTGCGGTCCTTGTTCAGAAATTCATATTGATATCAGATCAAAAGAAGAAAAAGCAAAAATACCGGGGCGTGATCTTATAAATATGGATCATCCCGAAGTAATTGAAATATGGAATCTTGTATTTATTGAGTTCAATCGTAAAGCTAACGGACAATTAGAAAATCTTCCGGAAAAGCATATTGATACAGGTATGGGATTTGAACGTCTGACTATGGCTATTCAAGGAGTTCGCTCCAACTACGATACCGATATTTTTCAACCTTTAATTCAGGCTATTGCCAAAGAAACCGGTTTTTCCTACGGAAAAGATAAGAAACAAGATATTGCTATGCGCGTTGTTGCCGATCATATTCGAGCCTTAGCATTTACCATTGCCGATGGTCAGCTGCCCTCTAATATTGGTGCAGGTTATGTCATCCGTAGAATCCTTCGCAGAGCGGTACGTTATGCCTATTCTTTCCTCAATAAGAAAGAGGCTTTTATGTATAAAATCTTACCCGTTTTAATACAAGAAATGGGAGAAGCTTTCCCCGAATTAGCTAAGCAAGAAAAGCTAATAACTAAAGTAATACAAGAAGAAGAGAATTCGTTCTTAAATACACTAAGTACTGGAATACAACGTATTGAAAAGATTATCGAACAACTTACTTTAAGTAATAAAAAAAGTTTATCGGGTAAAGATGCTTTTGAACTTTACGATACTTTTGGCTTTCCTTTTGATTTGACAGAACTTATTGTTAAAGAGAATGGGTTGACAGTAAGCAAAGCGGAATTTGACACCTTTATGAAAGAGCAAAAAGAGCGTTCCAGACAAGCTTCCGTTTCAGAAACCGATGATTGGGTGATTGTTTCAGGTAAACAAGAAGGAAAAGGTTTTATAGGTTACGATTTGCTTTCGGCCGAAATAAACATTTTAAAATACCGAAAAATTCAAACTAAAAATAAAACCGCTTACCAACTTGTATTTGATCAAACTCCTTTTTATGCAGAATCCGGCGGACAGGTTGGTGATACGGGTTTTATTAAAAGTGAGACAGAGAAAATTGATATTTACGATACTAAGAAAGAGAATAATCTTATAGTTCATTTTAGTAAGCAATTACCAAAACATCCCGAAAAAACTTTTCAAGCAAATGTAATTGCAGGAAAACGTCGACAGACAGCCAATAATCATACAGCAGCGCATTTAATGCATCATGCTTTACGACAAGTGTTAGGTACTCATGTGGAGCAAAAAGGCTCTTATGTCGACGCCAATTATTTGCGTTTCGATTTTGCTCATTTTAACAAAATGACAGATGAAGAAATACAAGAGGTTGAGCAGCTTGTAAATCAAGCTATATGGAATAATACTCCTGCCGATATTCAAACAGATATACCAATTGAAGAAGCCGTTAAAAAGGGCGCTATTGCGTTATTTGGCGAAAAATATGGCGATAAAGTACGTGTAGTTCAGTTTGGAGATTCTGTTGAACTTTGCGGAGGAACTCATGTTGAAGCTACGGGTCAGATAGGTTTATTTAAAATTCTTCACGAAAGTGCTATTGCCGCCGGAATTCGTCGTATTGAAGCAATTACCGGAGAAAAAGCCATTGCATATTACAATTCTCAAGCCCATGAATTAAATCAAATTAGAAATATCTTAAAAGGTCAGAAAGATTTGAGTAAGGGCGTTAAAAACTTGCAGGATGAGAATAAAAAACTTCAAAAGCAAATTGACGAATTAAATCAGGCAAAAGCCGCGAATATTAAAAACACTCTCCTATCCGAAGCTGTTGAAATTAACGGAATTAAGCTTATTACAGATAGTGTTGATTTAGATGCTAATAATATTAAAAATTTAGTGTTTGCGCTTTTGCGCGAGACCAAACACACTCTTATAGCATTAGGTAGTAAAAATGGTGCTAAAGCAACTCTAACAGTGGCTCTAACAAAAGATTTGATTGAAGAAAAAGGGCTTGATGCCGGAAAAATTATCCGTTCTGTTTCTAAAGAAATTCAAGGAGGTGGTGGCGGTCAGGCTCATTTTGCAACTGCCGGTGGTAAAAAACCCGATGGTTTAGAAAAAGCTTATCATTTAATAAGAGAACAAATCGAGGACCTATAA